Genomic DNA from Hordeum vulgare subsp. vulgare chromosome 2H, MorexV3_pseudomolecules_assembly, whole genome shotgun sequence:
ACCAACTCCCTCTTTAGGAGTAGAGATTTGTTTCTATGGTGTATGGTGTGTCATGATTTATATGTTAGTTTCCTTACAATTCATTATTTGTTTTTTTAAATTTGGTAGTTATTTTTTTACAATATGTTATTGTTTTCTAAAACGCATTGCATTGATGGGAGAGATCGATTTATCGGGCAAGTTAGGGAAATTAAATTCGTAATCTtttgtatgttagaaaaatgctaGTTTGAAAAAAAGagtgaaaacaaaaataaaaatggtGGATAAGAAACCAATATAAAGAGGATGATGGAAGGTGACACGAAAATAAAACGATGAAGTGAAGATAAACCGCATTACCGGCCCATCAACCCGTTTAGGCCTCTTTTGGTTCATAGGATAGGATTATCATAGGAATAGGAAATTTATAGGAAATGAGATGACATATATGTCAAATCCTATGAGTAGAAATAGGAAAAGAGGTGTCGTTTGATTCAAGTCGTAGGAATATTTCCATTGGGTCTAGAttcatgtttgtttttctttaaaatgtAGAGGATATGATCCAATCCTATGCAATAATAAGAATCCATTCCTTTGAATTAAAGGGCTCTAAacaaaaaaattatataaaagtccTATCATATGCAATTCATAATAGTAGAGATacctaatttttttttaaatagccCTCCACGTATTTTCAGGATTTGGTGCAATTTAAGACAGGGTTGGGCTGTCACGTCCGACGTGGCGGGCGTGCATGGGCTCCCCTCATATTTGGGTTGAAAATGAAGGGTGCCGGTTATCCCAAACGTTTGAGGCCGGTTTGAAAGACTCGTCTGAATCGATTTTTTATGATGGGATAGTGATCGGCCTACTCAAACGTTTGAGAGGGTTTGATGGTCCAGCTGTACATGCTCCAATTCTTATGATGTTCcttcaaacaaaaaaaaaagcTTTAGTAGTAAAGATAAGTATTCCGAAAACAAATTACCCCTGCCAGGCATTTCATAGGATCTGACGACCTCTGCCAGTCCCCGAAACTGCACTGATTTTTCTGCGAATCAGGCCTGTCTTCGTCCGCGTCGGCGGGGAGGGAGACAGCTAATCCATCATCATTGTCTAAAAAAAAAAAACTAATGCATCATCAGCGCGCCCACAGGTTCGTCCCTCCTAGGCGGGCGAAGAAAATGGAATTGAATGGAGCAGGTGGGCAGCCGGCTGGCTGGTCGTTGGCTTCACCCGAGCCAAGTCACCAACCCGAGGCGCCGAACGCACCGCCGCCGTCCCCTGCGTCACACGCACACCACGTCCACGTGAACCCAGCCCCCGCCGCGCGGGCCCCGCGGCCTCGTCAGCGCCacaccccgcgccgccgcccagCCCGTCCACTCCCCCACACCCGCCGAAATAACCTCACGCGCATCAACCGGACCCACCGAGCAGGGACGGCGGGGTAGGACCGCAGCCCGTGACGAGAGGCCTTTTCCTCCCTCCCGCGCCGATCCGGTCCAACGACGCTAGGCTGTCGCGGCGGTGGTCGAGCTTATCGGCACGACGCGCCCGGGGCCCGCCTGTCGGTCGTCCCCATCGCAGAGCCTCGGTTGTCCCGCTGCGCGGTGGGGCTAGCGCGGGGGCACGCGTCGGGCCGCCATTGGGCGCAGGGGCCTCGGGGGGTTGCTTTTCTAGGCCCCCCCGGGCGCCGCCTCCTCTCCCCAGTTCGAAAGCCCGAGGAGACCAGCGGCGACGCAGGCGCAAAACGCAGGTATACCCAGCCGCTGCCGTTTCCTCCTCGAATCAAATCTCGCCTCCCCATCCCTCAATTGTCCTCCGATTATATCGTCGTCGTTCGACTAGATCTTCACCGGTACCCCCGCCCCTTCCTTCTCCCGCCCGTCATCCTGATCTGCGGTGTTCTGACGGGATTTGTTGTGCCTGAATTCCCGGCTAAATCTGTTGTTTCCTACTACAGAATTGTTACCGTGCGCAGTGAATGGAGTTGTTGTTGGTCCGTCGCGATCTATCCGCGACTGGTTTGATAGGATTTGCCGCGCGTCGGATCCCGTCCAAGCCTGGGTTTGGTGTACGTTTTGCATGCGGGATTTCGATACTTCGTTCGTTTTTTTCTCTCTCGTGTTGATatattacagcagattagatccgaTGCTTTGCAGTATTGCAAGGTTTGTATTTCGCTCGGATATGCAGGGCACAGTCGTATGCATAATTGGCCTTCTTAATGTGCCAGTGGACAGTATATATAATTCAAAATCAAACCTGTTTTCAGTATTTGGGGGTATATCCGAAAGAATTACAGTTTTTTTGTCTAGTATTGTTTTCCTTGTGGAATTTTGTCTAGTAACATGTGTACTTGTGCGTGGATCATAGATTAATCATTTCAGAATTGTGTATTTGTACATACCCATATCAATATTGAGAGAAATATGATTTGGGGCGAGCAGTTATCTGACTGTTGTTTTTCTCTTTGATCCTGCAGATTTGGCATTCAGAAAAAATTAAAGCAGTAAACTGTGAAGATGTCGGCACCAGGGGAGCTTTCCCGTGAGGAGAATGTGTACATGGCTAAGCTCGCCGAGCAGGCTGAGAGGTACGAGGAGatggttgagttcatggagaaggtGGCCAAGACCGTCGACTCCGAGGAACTCACTGTGGAGGAGCGCAACCTCCTCTCTGTTGCATACAAGAATGTGATTGGAGCCCGCCGTGCCTCATGGCGCATCATCTCCTCCATTGAACAGAAGGAGGAGAGCCGTGGCAACGAGGACCGGGTCACACTCATCAAGGAATACCGTGGCAAGATCGAAACTGAGCTTAGCAAGATATGTGATGGCATTCTCAAGCTGCTTGAAACCCACCTTGTTCCGTCTTCCACTGCCCCTGAGTCCAAGGTCTTCTATCTTAAGATGAAGGGTGACTACTACAGGTATGATGCCCTGTAGAGATTCTTCATTAATTATGTGACTGTGAATTTTCATTTAGCTGAAGCAACTGTGATAAATAGGTATCTTGCGGAATTCAAGAGTGGGCCTGAGAGGAAGGATGCTGCTGAGAATACCATGGTGGCATACAAGGCTGCTCAGGTTGAtcactttgttttcatatttAACAATGTCAATTTGTGACGAAGAATTATTCTTCTGAATCTGTTCAATGTTCCTTTGGGATTTTATAATATGTTCTACTTCTCTTGCTTAAAAAGGTTTGGTTTGTTGTATAAATCTATCAGGATATTGCTTTGGCTGAGCTGGCTCCAACACATCCGATTAGGCTTGGGCTGGCACTAAACTTCTCAGTGTTCTATTATGAGATCCTCAACTCGCCTGATCGTGCTTGCAATCTTGCAAAGCAGGTAATACATTCAGATCTTATCACAAATAGATCAGCAACAAGTTGGCTAATATTTGATCCAAATCATATATTGATTTTGTCATCTTTACACTGCCACCTTCTGTGTGCTGTTTTGACCACACAATAATATAGCAAATTTTTAAGTGCGCACAAGGGATACAATTGTTTTAAACATTTGGGGGTACAGTACACCATCGTGCAATTATCACACCTTATCTACATAAATCTTCACAACTCGAGAAATAATGCAGTCTGGTTTTCGTCTACTGGGCAAGTAAATTTGATATCCCCTTACTATATTTTGGCTGCCACTCTTTGCTTGTGATCATGGACAGTGCAATCGACCATTCAGATTAGTTGCTTTCCTT
This window encodes:
- the LOC123426924 gene encoding 14-3-3-like protein GF14-B; protein product: MSAPGELSREENVYMAKLAEQAERYEEMVEFMEKVAKTVDSEELTVEERNLLSVAYKNVIGARRASWRIISSIEQKEESRGNEDRVTLIKEYRGKIETELSKICDGILKLLETHLVPSSTAPESKVFYLKMKGDYYRYLAEFKSGPERKDAAENTMVAYKAAQDIALAELAPTHPIRLGLALNFSVFYYEILNSPDRACNLAKQAFDEAISELDTLSEESYKDSTLIMQLLRDNLTLWTSDITEDTAEEEIREAPKHDSSEGQ